In Solobacterium moorei, a single genomic region encodes these proteins:
- a CDS encoding helix-turn-helix domain-containing protein has protein sequence MNTESFKRIKKEKGINNYEIHKRSGVLESTLSEFEKGKHTDLRISTLIKIADALDVTLDELVGRKRN, from the coding sequence ATGAATACAGAAAGCTTTAAGCGGATAAAGAAAGAAAAAGGAATAAACAATTATGAAATACATAAAAGATCAGGTGTGCTTGAATCGACCTTATCTGAATTTGAAAAAGGAAAGCATACAGATCTACGCATAAGTACACTTATAAAGATTGCGGATGCATTAGATGTAACATTGGATGAGTTGGTAGGTAGAAAAAGGAATTAA
- a CDS encoding helix-turn-helix transcriptional regulator, translating into MKIELLEYREQKHLTLAVLSKMTGLGTGRLSEIETGVTSDPRISTLIKIADALGVSLDELVGRKKQ; encoded by the coding sequence ATGAAAATAGAGTTACTAGAATATAGAGAACAGAAGCATCTTACTTTAGCAGTACTGTCGAAAATGACAGGTCTAGGTACTGGAAGGCTTTCAGAAATTGAAACAGGCGTAACGTCTGATCCCAGAATTAGTACACTCATAAAAATAGCGGATGCATTGGGTGTATCACTAGATGAATTGGTTGGTAGGAAGAAACAATAG